CTTAGAAATCAGCATTGAAGAATTGCAACGTTTAGacaaagataaagaaagGGAGAGTCGTAGGAAACGAAGGGGAATGGGAAGAGTTGGACGCAGGAACGGACTAGTTCTTCCTGAATTATCAGATGCACCGAAAACAATTCGTACGCCCATAGCTTCTACTGTTTTACCATATGGTATAGAGGTTGGACCCTCTGTAGAttcttttgttgatatCGTGGAGTCTATTGAGGATCCCAAAGATCCCAAAGTTGTGGAAAGAGTCCGAGAACCTAGTGCCATAAATTCCAGCACAGGAACACCGAATATAGGTGGAAATAATGGTGTTGTTTCGGTTCAACACGACTATGGTAACTCGCTCTATGTCACCATCAAGCTACGAAGGTGAACTTTGGTTGTCAAAACAAACCGTTGTTTTTGTATAGTATAACGTAGTTTAATAAGCCGAAGAATACATTAGAGAGTATATTTGCGAAGTGAGAAACTGAATTAATAACACCCCAAAACTGCAATCAAACGGTCAAAAGGCCATGTACCCAACCACCTTCCAACTGCCATCAAATGGGCAATGAAATGAATGGGTTTTTAGTGCAACTGTCCCAAAATAGTATTTAAATAGGTTACTAAAGCCGGATTGACATCTGACATCTGATATCGCGGTAAAGAGGGATTCGTATATGCAGACAGGAACAGCCTCCTTTACTAACATGAGTAACGAACCGCAAAAAGTAAGTAAAAATCAACCAACGAGTCACTGGAGTGTTTCTGCATGTCACATCTACTCTTCTGAGAGCATCCATGACAGGTTAGATCCCTCTTTTGAGACGTTTCCTTCAAGTATAAATTCTAACTCAGTGGCAAAGGATCCTTTGGTTTCCCAAAGTGTGCATTTGTTGTCTTCATTCGAAGGCGATAACTCAATAAAGGATTCCGTGCATGAACACGAACTTGACCAGATGGAACCCGAAGGAGACTCTAGAGAGATTGAAACAGCTCAAGATTCCGGGGATGCCCTCACCAACGCCTCTTTTTTTATGAATATGGACAATGGCGTACAACAAGGAACGTCATCCGATGCAGTAGATAATGGTGACATCGCAAACGAAGCACAAGGTAGCAAAGGTAAAACCATATTTAAACAGTTTCGGGATAAATTAAAGTCGTTACCAATTTTTAATCAAGGGCGTCACTTTCGGTATACGAGGGTTGAGGGTGAACATCCTAACGTTCGTGGAGCCGAAAATGATGGAGTATTTGCCAATATAACAGCCACCTCTGAATCAGGTGATCCTTTAGGTCGTGGAGAAGAGGAACTACCTTCTTACGATGAAGCAGCTGCTGATTCGGCACCAACATATTGGGAGTCTACTGTTGTTACTCCTGGCTACGAGGATGAAGTTTTTGTGGAAGGTTTGCCAGTCGGTAATCTACTCAACTTTTTCTGGAACTTGATGGTATCTGTGATATTCCAGTACCTCGGGTTCGTACTTACATATTTATTACACACGTCCCATGCTGCCAAAGAAGGATCCTGTGCCGGTCTAGGTATTACTATCATCACTTTGGGATTTGATTTACTgcctttttcaatttttcatcgGAATAATGGACAAGCGAGCCGTTTTGAACCTGCTGCTCCCAATGATTACGACGTCGATACTTCAGAAACTCTAGACGGGTACACTGATGGATTCACCAGTGCTTTGGACTCTGGAGCCAAGGTTGAGCAAGAACCTACTAGATCGCCAATTGCCGCATACGCTTTGATAGCGTTGGGAATGTTTTTATTTCTACGGGCAATAGCTGGCTACTTTAGGGCCAAACGCATGGAAAGATTGATTTTGAACCCAGTTACAAACCCAAGTCCCGTGTGATTATAGTGAATTTTCTAATTAAGCAGAAGCAGGACTTTTTCATAAATGGTGAACACAATACCTCCACTAAGCACCAAACGACCTAGTCGGGGGGTTGCTCCTTTCCAGAAGGTAAGAAGGCCTTCTTCCTTAAAAATTTTTACAAAGCAATTTAATGTGGAAGAGTACATCTTGTCTGCTCCCAAAGCTTGCATTCTGGTTTTAACAGTATCTATTGGCATTGTAGCATACACCGTGACTACCCCCGCAAAAGATCCGACAGCGAAAGTTAATGACGAACTCAGTGGAGCGCCCGGATCTGTGCTACTAGCTTGTTGGAGAAATGTCTTGATGGCATTGTATGAACCCAATCTAACGGCAGAGTTTGCGGCTTGTCTCAAAGATACTGGAAGGACACCTGCATAAATCCCTTTGAAACCCAAGTCTTTAACGAGCTTGACAGTTCCTGAGATGATACCACCTTGGTACTTGGGTTTAGCACTTTGTTTGTCATCAATCATAGCAGTCTTAATAGCTTCGGCGGGTGTGACTGCGACCACGGATTCCAACAGCCCCGCTCCTAATCCTGCCAGCACTCCTCTGGGTCCACTCAGTTTTCCATCTTTATCGGCCAACATTTTCTTGATTGCATCAAATCCCAGGAAACGAACACTTGCTTTGGCAGTGTTTCCCACCACAAATGCTGGACATCCTGTATACAGTGCACCTACACCTTGAGTTCTTGCAATTGTTGCAATCAACTTCAAGGGGTTGCGTGACATATTTGCCGATTTGTCTACTAGTTGTAGACGTGTTTTGGCAAACTCAAAAGGATACGTAACCACACCTTCGACAGCACCTGCTGTACCTCCGGCGATGAATGAATGGAAAGGATCAACCTTCCTTTTCTCTGGCATGTCACACTGGTAAAATTAACGAACGATTCAAGATAGATGAAAGTTTCGAGGAAGTTAGTC
This is a stretch of genomic DNA from Komagataella phaffii GS115 chromosome 3, complete sequence. It encodes these proteins:
- a CDS encoding Mitochondrial inner membrane citrate transporter, with translation MPEKRKVDPFHSFIAGGTAGAVEGVVTYPFEFAKTRLQLVDKSANMSRNPLKLIATIARTQGVGALYTGCPAFVVGNTAKASVRFLGFDAIKKMLADKDGKLSGPRGVLAGLGAGLLESVVAVTPAEAIKTAMIDDKQSAKPKYQGGIISGTVKLVKDLGFKGIYAGVLPVSLRQAANSAVRLGSYNAIKTFLQQASSTDPGAPLSSSLTFAVGSFAGVVTVYATMPIDTVKTRMQALGADKMYSSTLNCFVKIFKEEGLLTFWKGATPRLGRLVLSGGIVFTIYEKVLLLLN